From Oryza sativa Japonica Group chromosome 4, ASM3414082v1, one genomic window encodes:
- the LOC4335859 gene encoding transcription factor bHLH95 isoform X1: MSQEGADLSQDVDESPYHTAVVTTNNLVRSIKAEKSNSSSSSGKPVETDIGLKVASPTMFGFNTKIEGTGKNMAVKREEGEGGGRPGVSSGVSTRDTNGKGKNAMDMEHALHIWTERERRKKMKNMFSTLHGLLPKIPGKTDKASIVGEAIGYIKTLEDVVQKLETIKTERVRAHQWAAAAAAAVAANGGGEGSSHSHSQPPRHATAVTVAVAEPAPVAAAVNAQAPQKKAAAAAAPTLQTWSAPNITLTMAGVDAFINMCLPRQRASFTTVAFVLEKHQIDVVTSTISADHDKSLFSVHVRQLNEASLQSTEGLTPEAKYKLAVSELMVRLAE, from the exons ATGTCTCAAGAAGGAGCCGACCTCTCTCAAGATGTCGATGAAAGCCCATATCACACCGCCGTTGTCACCACCAATAATCTGGTAAGGTCGATTAAAGCAGAGAAATCTAACTCTAGCTCTAGCTCCGGCAAGCCTGTCGAGACAGACATCGGTTTAAAGGTAGCAAGCCCTACTATGTTTGGGTTCAACACAAAGATAGAGGGAACGGGAAAGAACATGGCCgtcaagagagaggaaggagaaggtggtggtcGTCCTGGCGTCAGCAGTGGTGTCAGCACACGGGATACCAACGGAAAAGGCAAGAACGCTATGGACATGGAGCACGCGTTGCATATTTGGACGGAGAGAGagcggaggaagaagatgaagaacatGTTCAGCACCCTACATGGCCTCCTCCCCAAGATCCCAGGCAAG ACTGACAAGGCCTCCATTGTTGGGGAGGCCATTGGCTACATCAAGACGTTGGAGGACGTCGTCCAGAAGCTGGAGACCATCAAGACGGAGCGCGTGCGCGCGCAccagtgggcggcggcggcggcagccgccgtggcagccaacggcggcggcgaggggtcctctcactctcactctcagccgccgcgccacgccaccgccgtcacagtcgccgtcgccgagcctgcgccggtggcggcggcggtgaacgcGCAGGCGCCgcagaagaaggcggcggcggcggcggcgccgacgctgCAGACGTGGTCGGCGCCGAACATCACGCTGACGATGGCCGGCGTGGACGCGTTCATCAACATGTGCCTCCCGCGGCAGAGGGCGTCCTTCACCACGGTGGCGTTCGTCCTGGAGAAGCACCAGATCGACGTCGTCACCTCCACCATCTCCGCCGACCATGACAAGAGCTTGTTCAGCGTCCATGTCCGC CAGCTCAACGAAGCATCCCTTCAGAGCACAGAGGGTCTGACGCCTGAAGCCAAATACAAGCTCGCAGTGTCAGAGTTGATGGTCAGGCTCGCCGAATGA
- the LOC4335859 gene encoding transcription factor bHLH95 isoform X2, whose product MSQEGADLSQDVDESPYHTAVVTTNNLVRSIKAEKSNSSSSSGKPVETDIGLKVASPTMFGFNTKIEGTGKNMAVKREEGEGGGRPGVSSGVSTRDTNGKGKNAMDMEHALHIWTERERRKKMKNMFSTLHGLLPKIPGKTDKASIVGEAIGYIKTLEDVVQKLETIKTERVRAHQWAAAAAAAVAANGGGEGSSHSHSQPPRHATAVTVAVAEPAPVAAAVNAQAPQKKAAAAAAPTLQTWSAPNITLTMAGVDAFINMCLPRQRASFTTVAFVLEKHQIDVVTSTISADHDKSLFSVHVRLNEASLQSTEGLTPEAKYKLAVSELMVRLAE is encoded by the exons ATGTCTCAAGAAGGAGCCGACCTCTCTCAAGATGTCGATGAAAGCCCATATCACACCGCCGTTGTCACCACCAATAATCTGGTAAGGTCGATTAAAGCAGAGAAATCTAACTCTAGCTCTAGCTCCGGCAAGCCTGTCGAGACAGACATCGGTTTAAAGGTAGCAAGCCCTACTATGTTTGGGTTCAACACAAAGATAGAGGGAACGGGAAAGAACATGGCCgtcaagagagaggaaggagaaggtggtggtcGTCCTGGCGTCAGCAGTGGTGTCAGCACACGGGATACCAACGGAAAAGGCAAGAACGCTATGGACATGGAGCACGCGTTGCATATTTGGACGGAGAGAGagcggaggaagaagatgaagaacatGTTCAGCACCCTACATGGCCTCCTCCCCAAGATCCCAGGCAAG ACTGACAAGGCCTCCATTGTTGGGGAGGCCATTGGCTACATCAAGACGTTGGAGGACGTCGTCCAGAAGCTGGAGACCATCAAGACGGAGCGCGTGCGCGCGCAccagtgggcggcggcggcggcagccgccgtggcagccaacggcggcggcgaggggtcctctcactctcactctcagccgccgcgccacgccaccgccgtcacagtcgccgtcgccgagcctgcgccggtggcggcggcggtgaacgcGCAGGCGCCgcagaagaaggcggcggcggcggcggcgccgacgctgCAGACGTGGTCGGCGCCGAACATCACGCTGACGATGGCCGGCGTGGACGCGTTCATCAACATGTGCCTCCCGCGGCAGAGGGCGTCCTTCACCACGGTGGCGTTCGTCCTGGAGAAGCACCAGATCGACGTCGTCACCTCCACCATCTCCGCCGACCATGACAAGAGCTTGTTCAGCGTCCATGTCCGC CTCAACGAAGCATCCCTTCAGAGCACAGAGGGTCTGACGCCTGAAGCCAAATACAAGCTCGCAGTGTCAGAGTTGATGGTCAGGCTCGCCGAATGA